From Candidatus Thiodictyon syntrophicum, a single genomic window includes:
- a CDS encoding CopG family transcriptional regulator translates to MRAEKLSISLTPEAVTLIETYRQAHAMKSRSQVIEHALRRLREEDLEAAYREAAAELDPDWAPTTGDGLAHEAW, encoded by the coding sequence ATGCGGGCAGAAAAGCTGTCAATCTCGCTCACCCCGGAGGCGGTGACACTGATCGAGACCTATCGTCAGGCCCATGCGATGAAGAGCCGGTCCCAGGTCATCGAGCACGCGCTACGCCGGCTGCGGGAGGAAGACCTCGAGGCCGCCTACCGTGAGGCGGCGGCCGAGCTCGACCCGGACTGGGCGCCGACCACCGGCGACGGGCTTGCCCATGAAGCGTGGTGA
- the pglW gene encoding BREX system serine/threonine kinase PglW, whose protein sequence is MPMSPTRWTAITESGFPWERDALQWLRSQLPDHHPWHAWTNFEFIDDEGRVNEVDALILTPAALFLMEIESRPGVLTGDPHTWTWTTDGLAYSDDNQLILADRKAKRLTSLLRRLPTVQKSRARIPSIRPCVFLCAADLVCKLSGTAAAGVYLRGQPGSAHDDGIIGALTAGPALSTAGDGQRIDQAQARILAQAMAQAGIRPSNKHRLVGDYQLGALLAEGETWQDWEGRHRSIESIRRRVRIYPYATAATAQARDALVRQAIREFQILEGIDHPGILKVRDYKEAEQGPALIFDHDPRSRRLDLFLREHGDRLNVSQRLHLVRHLAETLQYAHGKRLFHRALCPQSILVRDPGSCLPSLQIMNWQTGARASGTGGTAAADGRRTVGTLHVQDGVEDPGRVYLAPETAWHQHATADSDGAALGPQLDVFSLGAIAYHLFSGQPPAGSVIEQLERLRAGPGLCISDVMDGAGPALQDLIQLSTLPATSARCPTVDDFLKALDALEDALTTPDPEVTVDPAIATANDRLEGGFTVLRRLGKGSSSDVLLVRPDGAPEGEEAQLVLKVASEVSHNDRLVAEGEALAKLHRNPHVVEWRRTLTIAGRTALLMCRAGDQTLAKRLEEDQRLSLDLASRFGEELIAVVDCLEGLGIAHRDIKPQNIGIAQAAGGRLQLILFDFSLTSAAPENISAGTHPYLDPFLPLRKPPRWDLAAERFALAVTLYEMLTGELPRWGDGVSQAAMLECEVSLATDRFDPHLRDALTDFFERALHRDYRERFDNAEEMLRAWRQAFADTQGLGAAPDSLAALARLATAATSIAELGYSVEAQNVLDGMGIHNLRDLLAVERIKFRYLSGVGDRIRKEIRQKAKQLAQLRPDLGPHLSSAPIHTPPPAGPASGIASIDALAGQLLPKRPAGDDHPPTGDPAQALAIYLGLEPAADGMDRPWPTLGAVARVTRLARSALSDTLLKARERWLKLAPLTQVRGELETLLQIHAGVMTVPELALVLLAARGCAHQDEALRRRLATALVRAAQEAEGSLAKPRYQLFEQDQVPPLIALGPDQADYARRLGAAADAIARADPLLTPPHARKTLEALERPGSVAPLSAQRLLRLATAASRTAALSSRQEVYPQGLAALRAMRLSLGALTGPRYCQTSDIRDRIQGRFPACAPIPDRPALDALLVAAGAALAWDPSGPQGPGYYSPAGRTEPSAGTTTWLSRHGTRGEPGDDLTADAVLIRQFEDRLERARTAGGFLALTVLPRLACHAEAQLLRRHRATRLSLDALLIQALQDQSLRHKVGWEVILQADAAAPGSRDWTNLIRLVQKALPQVRHRLLEANQPILLVDPGLLARYQLMGLVEALRDRTGQGQTPPPLWLLVPMHADGLPAVDGVPVPVISSAQWARIPPAWIEQR, encoded by the coding sequence ATGCCCATGAGTCCAACGCGCTGGACCGCCATCACGGAATCCGGCTTCCCCTGGGAACGCGACGCCCTGCAATGGCTGCGTTCCCAACTCCCCGATCACCACCCCTGGCACGCCTGGACCAACTTTGAGTTCATCGACGACGAAGGACGCGTCAACGAGGTCGATGCCCTGATCCTGACCCCGGCCGCGCTCTTCCTGATGGAGATCGAGAGCCGCCCCGGCGTGCTCACCGGCGACCCCCACACCTGGACCTGGACCACCGACGGGCTGGCCTACAGCGACGATAACCAGCTGATCCTCGCCGATCGCAAGGCCAAGCGCCTGACCAGTCTGCTGCGGCGCCTGCCGACGGTACAGAAGTCGCGGGCGCGCATACCCTCGATCCGGCCCTGCGTCTTTCTCTGCGCCGCGGACCTGGTCTGCAAGCTGTCCGGGACCGCCGCCGCCGGGGTCTATCTGCGCGGACAACCGGGGAGCGCCCATGACGATGGCATCATCGGCGCGCTGACCGCCGGTCCCGCCCTGAGCACTGCCGGCGACGGGCAGCGCATCGACCAGGCCCAGGCCCGCATCCTGGCGCAAGCCATGGCACAGGCCGGTATCCGTCCCTCCAACAAGCACCGCCTGGTGGGCGATTACCAATTGGGCGCGCTGCTCGCCGAGGGTGAGACCTGGCAGGACTGGGAGGGCCGGCACCGCAGCATCGAGAGCATCCGGCGGCGGGTGCGTATCTACCCCTACGCCACGGCCGCCACCGCCCAGGCGCGTGACGCCCTGGTCCGGCAAGCGATCCGCGAGTTCCAAATCCTCGAAGGCATCGACCATCCCGGCATCCTCAAGGTCCGTGACTACAAGGAAGCCGAGCAGGGCCCGGCACTGATCTTCGACCATGACCCCCGCTCACGCCGCCTGGACCTGTTTTTGCGCGAGCATGGCGACCGGCTCAATGTGAGCCAGCGCCTGCACCTGGTCCGCCACCTGGCCGAGACCCTGCAATACGCCCACGGCAAGCGCCTGTTCCACCGGGCGCTCTGTCCGCAGAGCATCCTGGTGCGGGACCCCGGGTCGTGCCTCCCCAGCCTCCAGATCATGAACTGGCAGACCGGCGCCCGCGCGTCGGGCACCGGCGGCACCGCGGCTGCCGATGGGCGGCGCACGGTCGGCACGCTGCACGTCCAGGACGGCGTCGAAGACCCCGGCCGCGTCTACCTGGCCCCGGAAACCGCCTGGCACCAGCACGCCACTGCGGACAGCGATGGCGCTGCCCTTGGCCCCCAACTCGACGTCTTCTCCTTGGGTGCTATCGCTTACCATCTCTTTTCCGGCCAGCCGCCGGCGGGGAGCGTCATCGAGCAACTGGAGCGGCTGCGCGCCGGCCCGGGGCTGTGCATCTCCGATGTGATGGACGGGGCCGGTCCAGCGTTGCAGGACCTCATCCAGCTCAGCACGCTGCCCGCTACCAGCGCCCGCTGCCCGACGGTCGACGACTTCCTCAAAGCCCTGGATGCCCTGGAAGACGCCCTCACCACCCCCGACCCCGAGGTCACGGTCGACCCCGCCATCGCCACCGCCAACGACCGTCTGGAAGGGGGCTTCACCGTCCTGCGCCGACTGGGCAAGGGCTCATCCTCCGATGTCCTGCTGGTGCGGCCGGACGGGGCCCCTGAGGGCGAGGAGGCGCAGTTGGTCCTCAAGGTCGCCTCCGAGGTTTCACACAACGACCGCCTGGTCGCCGAGGGCGAGGCCCTGGCCAAGCTGCACCGCAACCCGCATGTGGTGGAATGGCGCCGCACCCTCACCATCGCCGGACGCACGGCGCTGCTCATGTGCCGTGCCGGCGATCAGACCTTGGCCAAGCGGCTGGAGGAAGACCAGCGGCTGTCCCTGGATCTGGCCAGCCGGTTCGGCGAAGAGCTGATTGCGGTCGTCGATTGCCTGGAGGGCCTCGGTATCGCCCACCGTGACATCAAGCCCCAGAACATCGGCATCGCCCAAGCGGCCGGCGGGCGGCTCCAACTCATCCTGTTCGATTTTTCGCTCACCAGTGCCGCGCCGGAGAACATCAGCGCCGGCACCCACCCCTACCTGGACCCCTTTCTCCCACTGCGCAAACCCCCGCGCTGGGACCTGGCCGCCGAGCGCTTTGCACTCGCCGTCACCCTCTACGAAATGCTCACCGGCGAACTGCCGCGCTGGGGCGACGGCGTCTCCCAGGCCGCCATGCTCGAGTGCGAGGTCAGCCTCGCTACCGACCGGTTCGACCCCCACCTGCGCGACGCCCTGACCGACTTTTTCGAGCGCGCCCTGCATCGCGACTACCGGGAGCGCTTCGACAACGCCGAAGAGATGCTGCGCGCCTGGCGCCAGGCCTTCGCCGATACCCAGGGCCTCGGCGCCGCGCCCGACAGCCTGGCCGCGCTGGCCCGCCTCGCCACCGCCGCGACCAGCATCGCCGAGCTGGGCTACAGCGTCGAGGCCCAGAACGTCCTGGACGGCATGGGCATCCACAACCTGCGCGACCTGCTGGCAGTGGAGCGCATCAAGTTCCGTTATTTGAGCGGCGTCGGCGACCGCATCCGCAAAGAGATCCGGCAGAAGGCCAAGCAGCTCGCCCAACTGCGCCCCGACCTGGGCCCCCATCTGAGTTCAGCCCCGATCCACACCCCGCCGCCCGCGGGCCCGGCGTCCGGCATCGCCAGCATCGACGCGCTCGCCGGCCAACTCCTGCCCAAGCGACCGGCCGGGGATGACCATCCGCCCACCGGTGATCCGGCACAGGCGCTCGCCATCTACCTGGGACTGGAGCCGGCTGCCGACGGCATGGACCGCCCCTGGCCCACCCTGGGTGCGGTCGCGCGGGTTACGCGACTCGCCCGCTCGGCACTCTCCGACACACTGCTCAAGGCCCGCGAGCGCTGGCTCAAGCTCGCGCCCCTCACCCAGGTCCGCGGGGAGCTCGAGACGCTGCTCCAGATCCATGCCGGCGTCATGACCGTCCCGGAGCTGGCACTGGTCCTGCTTGCCGCCCGCGGTTGCGCCCACCAGGACGAGGCCCTGCGCCGGCGCCTGGCCACCGCGCTGGTACGCGCCGCTCAGGAGGCCGAGGGCAGTCTCGCCAAGCCACGCTACCAGCTCTTCGAGCAAGACCAGGTGCCGCCCCTGATCGCGCTCGGCCCCGACCAGGCCGACTACGCCAGGCGACTGGGCGCCGCCGCCGACGCGATCGCCCGGGCCGATCCCCTGCTCACCCCACCACATGCCCGCAAGACCCTGGAAGCGCTGGAGCGGCCCGGCAGCGTCGCGCCGCTGTCGGCCCAGCGCCTGCTGCGACTGGCGACGGCCGCGTCACGCACGGCCGCACTCTCCAGCCGCCAGGAGGTCTACCCGCAGGGGTTGGCCGCGCTGCGGGCCATGCGCCTGTCCCTCGGCGCGCTGACCGGCCCGCGTTACTGCCAGACCAGCGACATCCGCGACCGCATCCAGGGTCGTTTCCCGGCGTGCGCGCCGATCCCCGACCGCCCGGCGCTCGACGCCTTGCTCGTCGCGGCCGGCGCGGCCCTGGCCTGGGACCCGAGCGGACCCCAGGGGCCTGGCTACTACTCACCGGCCGGCAGGACCGAACCCTCGGCCGGCACCACCACCTGGCTGTCCCGCCACGGCACCCGCGGCGAACCCGGCGATGACCTCACCGCCGATGCCGTCCTGATCCGGCAGTTCGAGGACCGCCTGGAGCGCGCCCGCACGGCCGGCGGTTTTCTCGCACTCACCGTCCTGCCACGCCTCGCCTGCCATGCCGAGGCGCAACTGCTGCGCCGCCATCGAGCGACGCGACTGAGCCTGGACGCCCTGCTGATCCAGGCGCTGCAAGACCAGTCCCTACGCCACAAAGTGGGCTGGGAGGTCATACTGCAAGCCGATGCCGCCGCCCCCGGCAGCCGCGACTGGACCAACCTCATCCGCCTGGTGCAGAAGGCCCTGCCGCAGGTGCGGCACCGACTGCTCGAGGCCAACCAACCCATCCTGCTGGTCGACCCTGGCCTGCTGGCGCGCTACCAGCTCATGGGACTCGTCGAAGCGCTGCGTGATCGCACGGGCCAGGGCCAGACTCCGCCCCCCCTCTGGCTGCTCGTGCCCATGCACGCCGACGGCCTGCCCGCGGTGGACGGGGTTCCCGTGCCGGTCATCTCCTCTGCCCAGTGGGCCCGTATCCCCCCGGCCTGGATCGAGCAAAGGTGA
- a CDS encoding type II toxin-antitoxin system ParD family antitoxin has protein sequence MRNTSVTIGTHFEQFITRQIAQGRYGSASEAVRAGLRLLEEHELKLSTLRQALADGEASGRADYSLSGLLAELDSENTH, from the coding sequence TTGCGGAACACTAGCGTTACCATTGGTACTCACTTCGAGCAATTCATCACCCGGCAGATCGCCCAAGGTCGCTACGGCTCGGCCAGTGAGGCGGTTAGAGCCGGTTTGCGGCTTCTGGAAGAACACGAACTGAAACTCTCTACCTTGCGTCAGGCGCTCGCGGACGGTGAAGCCAGCGGCAGGGCGGACTATTCCCTGAGCGGGTTGCTGGCTGAACTTGACAGCGAAAATACGCACTGA
- a CDS encoding type II toxin-antitoxin system RelE/ParE family toxin has product MLTKAVKADLKAIGRYTQATWGRDHRTRYLTLLDAGFRALADNPLMGKDCDDIRPGYRKHQIEKHIAFYRQSGSGGFALSPAAH; this is encoded by the coding sequence GTGCTGACCAAGGCAGTCAAGGCTGACTTGAAGGCCATCGGCCGCTACACCCAAGCCACTTGGGGCCGTGACCATCGCACCCGTTATCTGACACTGTTGGACGCGGGCTTTCGTGCCTTGGCGGACAACCCTCTGATGGGGAAAGATTGCGACGACATCCGCCCCGGCTACCGCAAGCACCAGATTGAAAAGCACATTGCTTTTTATCGTCAGAGCGGCAGCGGCGGGTTTGCCCTCAGTCCGGCAGCGCACTGA
- a CDS encoding transglutaminase family protein: MRRININHVTEYRFPTPVSLLPHRLLLRPRENHNVRIESSLLEIVPAHTVQWKRDVLDNSVALVGFTAPADRLHIASSVVIQHYEDNPFDFLVDDYAVTHPFDYAREDGIELAPFRQLVYPGDQPAVADWLDGLGLGRPMETFTLLDQMNHAIAEGFRYQMREEPGVQPPAQTLGCHSGSCRDFAALLMEACRHLGLASRFVSGYLHTPGSGTGNAATHAWAEVYLPGAGWKGFDPTSGEVAGNHHIAAAVARHPEAVPPVAGSYLGRPDQYPSLSVAVRVSALPD; this comes from the coding sequence ATGCGGCGTATCAATATCAACCACGTCACCGAATATCGGTTCCCCACCCCCGTATCGCTGCTGCCCCATCGCTTGTTGTTGCGCCCGCGGGAGAATCACAACGTCCGGATCGAATCCTCGCTCCTGGAGATCGTTCCCGCCCATACCGTGCAGTGGAAACGCGACGTATTGGACAATTCGGTGGCGCTGGTCGGCTTCACCGCGCCGGCCGATCGGTTGCATATCGCCAGCAGCGTGGTGATTCAGCACTACGAGGATAACCCCTTCGATTTCCTGGTGGACGACTATGCCGTCACCCACCCCTTCGACTACGCGCGGGAGGATGGCATCGAACTCGCCCCCTTCCGGCAGTTGGTCTACCCGGGCGACCAGCCGGCCGTCGCGGACTGGCTCGACGGCCTGGGCTTGGGGCGACCGATGGAGACCTTCACGCTGTTGGACCAGATGAACCACGCCATTGCCGAGGGGTTTCGGTATCAGATGCGGGAGGAACCCGGCGTCCAGCCACCGGCACAGACGTTGGGGTGCCACAGCGGTTCCTGTCGCGACTTTGCGGCCCTCCTCATGGAGGCTTGCCGCCATCTGGGGCTGGCCAGCCGCTTCGTCAGCGGCTATCTGCACACCCCCGGCAGCGGCACCGGCAACGCCGCGACCCATGCCTGGGCCGAGGTCTACCTGCCCGGCGCCGGTTGGAAGGGGTTCGACCCCACCAGCGGTGAGGTCGCTGGCAACCATCACATTGCGGCAGCCGTGGCACGGCACCCGGAGGCGGTGCCGCCGGTGGCGGGAAGCTACCTGGGCCGGCCCGATCAGTACCCATCGCTGAGCGTCGCGGTGCGTGTCAGTGCGCTGCCGGACTGA
- a CDS encoding HAD hydrolase-like protein produces the protein MIFTPPPQTAAPGDYRLVVFDFDGTLADSFDWFVRALNELAPRYRCRPIAPDERDRLRELPARAVLRRLGVTWWKLPALAQALRRRMTDDLDGLRLFPGVETMLRELDEAGLVLGIASSNAERNVRRLLGPENLWRVRYLQCGAAIHGKRARLRRILSAARVAPAAAIYIGDEIRDIEAAHGLGMAAGVVLWGYNSASALRGHRPDRIFASMEEIGPELRSSRGT, from the coding sequence ATGATCTTCACCCCCCCACCCCAGACAGCTGCACCGGGCGACTATCGGCTGGTCGTCTTCGATTTCGACGGCACCCTGGCCGATAGCTTCGATTGGTTCGTCCGCGCCCTGAACGAGCTCGCACCGCGCTACCGCTGCCGGCCGATCGCGCCCGACGAGCGTGACCGGCTGCGCGAACTGCCCGCGCGCGCGGTCTTACGCCGGCTGGGCGTGACCTGGTGGAAACTGCCCGCGCTCGCCCAGGCGCTGCGTCGGCGCATGACCGACGACCTGGACGGCCTGCGGCTCTTTCCCGGGGTCGAAACCATGCTGCGCGAACTCGACGAGGCCGGTCTGGTGCTCGGGATCGCAAGCTCCAACGCGGAGCGCAACGTGCGCCGACTGCTGGGGCCGGAAAATCTGTGGCGGGTCCGCTATCTGCAATGCGGCGCGGCGATCCACGGCAAGCGGGCACGGCTGCGGCGCATCCTGAGCGCCGCCCGGGTCGCGCCGGCGGCTGCGATCTACATCGGCGACGAGATCCGGGATATCGAGGCCGCGCACGGTCTGGGGATGGCCGCCGGCGTGGTCCTCTGGGGCTATAACAGTGCGTCGGCATTGCGCGGGCATCGGCCGGACCGGATCTTCGCGTCCATGGAGGAGATCGGACCCGAACTGAGATCAAGCCGCGGCACATAA
- a CDS encoding phospholipase A, whose protein sequence is MAHPSHHSRASALLVTSLLIGGPGLTQAAVSGIADCAAIAADRERLGCYDRASGRSTAAQPAPSGPSARTALTAPAAAPRARALTAAPATVFDPAPGSMIDTAWGFNPGAERYTIALYRPNYLQVARYSDRPNKVPFQALFNAAQTSNAQLDPTEARFQFSFKARLWATDDRRFGVWAAYTQQSQWQVYNTELSRPFRENNYMPEVLVSMRPDYAFGGFHWRLFNIGYTHQSNGRADPISRSWDRIVAEFGVERGDFALLVRPWYPLKKDQNKDDNPDITDYYGYGDVTAIYKWRGNSFTLMARGNLDTGKGAAQFTWTSPPILGPLRGYLQAFTGYGDSLIDYNWNQNAIGIGVALNDLL, encoded by the coding sequence ATGGCCCATCCTTCCCATCACAGCCGCGCTAGTGCGCTGCTGGTGACCTCCTTGCTCATCGGCGGCCCCGGCCTCACCCAGGCCGCGGTGTCCGGCATCGCCGATTGTGCGGCCATCGCGGCGGACCGGGAGCGACTCGGCTGTTACGACCGGGCCAGCGGACGGAGCACTGCCGCGCAACCGGCGCCCTCGGGGCCGTCCGCGCGCACCGCGCTGACTGCGCCCGCGGCGGCCCCCAGGGCCCGCGCGCTGACCGCCGCACCGGCGACCGTCTTCGACCCCGCCCCGGGGTCCATGATCGACACCGCCTGGGGCTTCAACCCCGGCGCCGAACGCTACACCATCGCACTGTATCGCCCCAACTACCTGCAGGTCGCGCGCTATTCCGACCGGCCGAACAAGGTGCCGTTCCAGGCGCTGTTCAATGCGGCGCAGACGTCGAACGCGCAGTTGGACCCGACCGAGGCACGGTTCCAGTTCAGCTTCAAGGCGCGCCTGTGGGCGACCGACGATCGCCGCTTCGGGGTCTGGGCGGCCTATACCCAACAGAGCCAGTGGCAGGTCTACAACACCGAGCTCTCGCGCCCCTTCCGCGAGAACAACTATATGCCCGAGGTGCTGGTGAGCATGCGCCCCGATTATGCCTTCGGCGGCTTCCACTGGCGGTTGTTCAATATCGGCTACACCCACCAATCCAACGGCCGCGCCGACCCCATCTCGCGCAGTTGGGACCGCATTGTCGCCGAGTTCGGGGTCGAGCGGGGCGACTTCGCACTCCTGGTCCGGCCCTGGTATCCCCTCAAGAAAGACCAAAACAAGGACGACAATCCGGATATTACCGACTATTACGGCTATGGCGACGTCACGGCCATCTACAAGTGGCGCGGCAACAGCTTCACCCTCATGGCCCGCGGCAATCTCGATACCGGCAAGGGCGCGGCCCAGTTCACCTGGACCTCACCGCCCATCCTCGGCCCTTTGCGCGGTTACCTCCAGGCCTTCACCGGCTACGGCGACAGCCTGATCGATTACAACTGGAATCAGAACGCGATCGGCATCGGCGTCGCCTTGAACGACCTGCTCTAG
- a CDS encoding zf-HC2 domain-containing protein, with protein sequence MMNCRQATRLMSEELDRRLTWRERLAVRLHTLMCGGCHQYREQMAFLRKALRSRSGGD encoded by the coding sequence ATGATGAACTGCAGACAGGCCACCCGACTGATGTCGGAGGAACTCGACCGTCGGCTCACTTGGCGTGAGCGCCTGGCGGTGCGCCTGCACACCCTGATGTGCGGCGGCTGCCACCAGTACCGCGAACAAATGGCTTTTTTGCGCAAGGCGTTGCGCTCGCGATCGGGGGGCGACTGA
- a CDS encoding cytochrome-c peroxidase has translation MDLFIAAYPGEVSGAAEVDYVKAANAIAAYEDRAFRAIDSPFDRYLKNSVWIVCRRVSPGSS, from the coding sequence GTGGACCTGTTTATTGCCGCTTATCCAGGCGAGGTTTCAGGTGCCGCCGAGGTCGACTACGTCAAGGCCGCCAACGCGATCGCCGCCTACGAGGACCGCGCCTTCCGGGCGATCGACAGTCCCTTCGACCGCTATCTCAAGAACTCTGTCTGGATCGTCTGCCGCCGCGTATCGCCCGGGTCTTCATGA
- a CDS encoding BrnA antitoxin family protein — protein MNPEAWEKLIAGAPGEDRPPTPADEAAWSNAVVVRGGGIPAVRAALAARRRGPQRAPTKVPTTIRFDADVLAALKTTGRGWQTRVNDAMREWLKEHSPPDTGTHR, from the coding sequence GTGAATCCTGAAGCATGGGAAAAACTGATTGCCGGCGCCCCCGGCGAGGATCGCCCGCCGACCCCAGCGGACGAGGCCGCGTGGAGCAACGCGGTCGTCGTGCGCGGGGGAGGCATTCCAGCGGTCCGCGCCGCCTTGGCGGCACGGCGCCGCGGACCGCAGCGGGCGCCGACCAAGGTCCCGACCACGATCCGCTTTGACGCTGATGTATTGGCCGCCTTGAAGACCACCGGCCGCGGCTGGCAGACGCGCGTCAATGACGCCATGCGGGAATGGCTCAAAGAGCATTCACCGCCCGACACCGGTACCCATCGCTAA